Proteins encoded together in one Lathyrus oleraceus cultivar Zhongwan6 chromosome 5, CAAS_Psat_ZW6_1.0, whole genome shotgun sequence window:
- the LOC127082703 gene encoding non-specific lipid-transfer protein 1, whose protein sequence is MMASQKTVVAVIFVVCMLLMTTRLDASVQIDDVSCSEAISTLLPCLAFLEGSLPPTPSVDCCTGVTNLFNKANTTPIKRSVCQCLKDASTKFAVKPDRAAQLPQLCHIQLSFPISSSIDCTKIQ, encoded by the exons ATGATGGCAAGCCAGAAGACTGTTGTTGCGGTAATATTTGTTGTATGTATGTTATTAATGACGACAAGATTAGATGCAAGTGTTCAAATTGATGATGTTTCATGTTCAGAGGCAATTTCAACTCTGTTGCCATGTCTAGCTTTTTTAGAAGGTTCTCTTCCACCAACACCATCTGTTGACTGTTGCACTGGAGTTACTAATTTGTTCAATAAGGCTAACACGACTCCTATTAAGAGAAGTGTCTGCCAATGTCTCAAAGATGCTTCTACTAAATTTGCAGTTAAACCAGACAGGGCTGCTCAACTTCCACAACTCTGTCACATTCAATTGTCATTTCCAATTAGTTCTTCTATTGATTGCACCAA GATTCAATGA